From the Thalassomonas actiniarum genome, the window TCTGCGGCTCAAAATTGAGATCCTCATGGTGCTCAACATCTGTAGTGCCGACCACAGTCACATTCTGCCAGGGGTAGATCTGTACTGGCCTTTTATCTTTGGGGTGTAATACCGCTATTACGCTGGCAACCGGCAAGCGCCAGCTCGGCAGGATGATGTGGCTGCCCCGCAGTGGCCGCATTTTAAAAGGCAAGGCTTGTTTGTCCGGGGTCGGTGGTATCAGCGCATCTGACCAGGCCCCGGTGGCGTTAACGACCACCTTGGCGTTAATGGTAAAGGTTTGGGCATTTTCTGCCGCCTGTACTTTCACCCCGGTCACTTGCTCACCGGGGGTGAGCAAATCAAGCACTTTGACATAGTTAACCGCCTGCGCCCCCAGTAACTTGGCTTCCTGGATTAACCTTTGCACCAGGCGGGCATCTTCGGTCAGGGCATCGCTGAATTGGCTGCCACCGAGCAACTCCTGCTCTTTGGCCTTGGGCACTAAGCTCAGGTATTTTAACTTCGACCAGAACTTATGCTTTTTGATCCCGGCAAAAACATCATAAACGGCCAACAGCGCGTTAAAAAGCCAGGGCCAGGGAAACTCACGCTGGTAATGGCTCATCACAAAGCTGTGATCGGTAACCAGATCCTGCGCCTCTTTGAGCAGTTTTTGCCGCTCCCTTACCGACTCTACCGTCAATTTAACCTGTCCCTGGGCCATATACCTTAAGCCGCCGTGCACCATTTTTGAGGAACGGCTGGAGCTGCCCCAGGCAAAATCCTTTTGTTCTAACAGCAGCACCTTAAGTTTTAACTGGCTGGCGAGTTTTAAAATACCGGCCCCGGTGATCCCCCCGCCGATAATAATCATATCCCAGCACCGGCCGTCTTTAAGTTCGGCTAGGCGCTGCTGGCGTGTCATCTGAAAATTTGATGACAGGGGGGCAAATTCATTAGTCATCGAGTAAGGTGCCCGGGTTCAACTGTTTATGGGGATCAAAATGCTGGCATAACTTGGCAATCACATTCATGCCCAGCTCGCCCTTTTCCTGCGACAGGTAAGGGGCGTGATCTTTACCAACCCCGTGCTGATGGCTGATGGTGCCGCCATTATTGACGATGATCTCACTGGCGTTGTGTTTAAGTTGCTGCCAGCGCTCCAGCGTTTGCTGATAATCCTTGCCATTGCGGTAGATATAAGTGGTGTATAGGCTGCAACCTTGCCCGTAGACATGGGATAAATGGGTAAAGACATGAATATTTTCATCTTGCCCGGCCAGGGCCTGGGAAAGGCCGGTTTCTATCCGCAGCATCAGGGCATCAACATTGCCCCAATCGGTGGCGGTTTCCAGGGTGTCCACCACATAGCCCTGCTGCCATAAGGCATCCCTTAAATACGGGAAGCGGAAACGGTTTTGCTGCCACTTTTTCCCGAGCAGCTTGCCGGTTGAGACCCCGCAAAACTTACCCAGCTGCTTTTTCAATTGTTTTTTACTGGCTCCAAGCTGGAGTTTGCTGCCGGTGATACCTAAGGTCAGCATACATTTATTGTCTTTACAGCCGCGCAGCGCCAGATAACGTTCAAGCCACTTGATGCCGTTTTCATGTCCGGCGAGTTTCAGCTGGGTTTGGGTTTCAACAGCGTTACTTACCCTGAGCATGGAAAGGGGAATACGGCTTTGTACTACCTGCTTGCAAAATCCGGCGGCTTGTTGCCAGCTTGGGAAGAAAAACACCGAAAATTCTTCATGCTCCGCCAGCTTGCTCACCCTGACCTTGATTTCCGTTAAAATACCAAAACGTCCCTCGGAGCCGAGTAATAACTCCCTTAAGTCAGGTCCCGCCGAAGAAGCCGGGAAAGTGGGCACATCCATGGAGCCTTCGAAGGTTTCCAAATTGCCGCCGGCAAACATCTGCTCTATCCGGCCATAACGCAGCGACTGCTGGCCGCTGGAGCGGCTGGCGACCCAACCGCCGATGGTGGAAAGTTCAAACGACTGGGGAAAATGTCCCAAGGTATAACCTTTGGCCCTGAGCTGGGCTTCCACCATGGGACCCGGGGTGCCGGCGCCGAAGGTGGCGATATTGCTGTCGGGATCTAAATCCAGCAGCTGGTTCATATGCCCCATATCCACGGTAAGAATCGGCCGCTTGGATATTTGCGGATTGATGTGTCCGGCAACACTGGTGCCGCCGCCATAGGGAATAAGTTCAACATCATACTTGCGGGCATAAGCCAAAATGTCTTTGACTTCCTGGCGATTTTTCGGAAAACAAACGCCGTCTGGAAAGGCATGGATATCGCCGCTGCGCATCGCCAGCCAGTCGGGTAGGGACTGGCCGCGGGCATGGCGTACACGCTGTTCTTTATCCAGGGATATAAGTTTGTGCTCAGCCAGGCGGCTGGCAGGCACTTTATCCATTACCTGCTGCAGACTGGCATCGGCCAGGCAGTCGGCCTTGCCTATCAAGCTTTGTAAAAACTGCCCCGCAGACTGAGGTAACTCCATGCTGGTACTTTCATCACCCCAGCCATTCCAACGTCTCATACCCGTACACCTAACTTTTAATTGATTACGGCTTATGATAAAACACTTGTTTGATGGAAATAATGTCCTAAAAAGACACCCAAGGTGACATTTCGGGACAGCTTTTTTGGGTTAAGAAAATGGCTAGGCCACAACAGAAATTCAAGCATATAAGACAAGGGCGATGGACAAAAATTTAGGAAAAGCCTCGGTTCCTGCCGTAAATCAATACCTGGCGTTAGCGCAGGAGCAAGGCATCAATATCGAAAGTGTGCTTGAACGGGCCGGTATTTCCGGTGAATTGTTCAAAGACAACAGCCAGCATATCACAGGACTTGCATTTCAAACCCTGATCGATTTGCTGATTGACGAGTCTGACGATGAATTATTTGGTTTACACACAGCTAAATTTGTCCAGCCGGGCTCCTACAGCGTGTTGGGCTATATTTCCATGAATTGCGACACCCTGGGGCAGGCGATCACCAAAATTGCCCCTTTTGAAAAGCTGGTGGGAGATATGGGCACCACTGACTTTGGCCAGGCAGGCCCTTATGTAAAACTTAGCTGGCTGTGCCAGTTTCCCGATATAGCCGTCAGGCGGCATATGATAGATAACTGTCTGGCCTCCTGGATCACCTTTGCCCGTTACCTGGTGGATCATAAGGGCGACCCGGTAAAAGTGCTGCTAAGCCGCAATACCCCGGATTTAGCCCAGCAGACAGAATATCGGCATATTTTCGGATGCCCTGTGGTCTATAACCAGGCTGAAGATGCCATTTTATTCGAGCCGGAATTGCTGTCTCATCCGTTAAACAAGGGAGACCAGCAACTGCTCTCCACGCTGGAGTCCCATGCCAACAAACTGATCACCGACTTGGCTTCCCCGGATAACTTGCTGGCCCGGGTGGTCGCGGCCATTGAAAAATCCCTCAGTACGGGAAATTATCATCAACAGGATATCGCCGGCCAGTTGGAGATGTCCGGCAAAACCCTGCAAAGAAGATTGGCAAAAGAAAATACCAGCTTTCAGTTCTTGCTCGATGAGACCCGTTTGCGCCTGACCAAAGAATTTTTAGCCGATCTTGAGCTAAACCTCGACCAGATAAGCAGCGAGCTTGGTTTTTCAGAGCCGAGATCCTTTTATCGCTGGTTTCAAAAACTGACCGGTTCAACCCCAGGTAACTATCGGAAAATAAAGGAATAAATTTAACTTCCACTTTGGCTGATTTGTAACTTAGCTGAAAACACCCTGTAAAAAATTAATATTTGACATCGAAAAATAATAATCTAGAGTGGTCCGACATGCCCGAGGGGAGAGGTGATTATGACGACATTCGATTTTATTATTATTGGCGGCGGATCCGCCGGTTGTGTCCTGGCCGAGCGCTTGTCGGCCTGCGGTAAATATCAGGTTTGCCTGCTGGAAGCCGGCCCGAAGGACAGCTCGAATAATATCCATGTGCCCCTTGGCGTGATCAATTTAATGCGCAGTAAAACCCTCAACTGGCAATATAACTCCCACGCCGAACCCAGCCAGAACCAAAGGCAAATATTCAACCCCAGGGGAAAAACCCTCGGCGGCAGCAGCTCTATCAATGCCATGTTATACGTGCGGGGGCAAAAAGAAGATTATGATCACTGGGCGGCATTAGGCAATGATCTGTGGAGTTTCGAGCAGGTATTACCCTACTTTAAGGGCACCCAGTTTCAGGAGCGCGGCGCAAGCGAATTTCATGGCACAAACGGCCAGTTAAATGTCGCTGATTCTCGCTCTAAGTTGCCGGTTTTTGACGACTTTATTCAGGCAGCACAAAATGCCGGTTTTAAAGCCAACGATGATTTTAACGGCGCAGATCAGGAAGGGGTGGGTTATTACCAATTGACCCAAAAAGACGGTCAGCGTTTCAGTGCCGCCAAAGGCTTTTTAACGCCAAATCTGGCCCGGTCAAACCTCACGGTATTAACCGATGTTTCGGTCACTAAACTCATTATTGACAATAAACGGGTGACAGGTGTTTTTTACCGGGAAAAAGGCAAAGAAAATAACAAATTAAAACAACTCCATGCCAGCAAAGAAGTATTGTTAAGTGCCGGAGCTTTTAACTCGCCCCAGCTGTTGATGCTCTCGGGCATAGGACCAAAAGAAGAACTCGCCAAACACGATATTCCCCTCGAACATGAACTGCCGGGAGTAGGGCAGAATTTACAGGATCATGTTGATGTGATGGTGGTGAACAAACACAAACGCAGCGACTTGCTGGCATTAAGGCCCAAAGCCGCCTGGTGGGCGATAAAAGATGCAATGAAATTTATCGGCGGCAAACGCGGCGTACTCACTTCCCCGGTCGCCGAAGCCGGCGGTTTTATTAAGTCAGAGCCGGATTTGTCCCGACCGGACTTACAATTACATTTCATTCCCGCTGCTATGGATGATCATGGCAGAAATTTCAAGATGTTAACTAACTATGCCGTCTCCTTGCATGTCTGTTTGTTACGCCCGAAAAGCCGGGGCAGCGTTACCCTTTACAGCGGTGATATCAACGCAGATCCGAAAATTCAACTGAATATGCTGGATGAAATAGACGATCAGCAAATCATGATCAAAGGGTTGAAACGCGCCCGGGAAATTTTGGCACGGCCGCCGTTAGCGGAAAAAAATGGTGATGAGATCTTACCCGGGCAAGCCTGCCAAGATGACGAAGCAATACTGGAATTTTTAAAGGAAAAGTGCAATACCATCTACCACCCGGTAGGTACCTGTAAAATGGGCAATGACGAGCAGGCCGTGGTCGATCAAACCCTGAAAGTACATGGCATAGAGCAATTACGGGTGATCGATGCTTCTGTGATGCCAACCTTAATTAGCGGCAATACCAATGCCC encodes:
- a CDS encoding AraC family transcriptional regulator, with amino-acid sequence MDKNLGKASVPAVNQYLALAQEQGINIESVLERAGISGELFKDNSQHITGLAFQTLIDLLIDESDDELFGLHTAKFVQPGSYSVLGYISMNCDTLGQAITKIAPFEKLVGDMGTTDFGQAGPYVKLSWLCQFPDIAVRRHMIDNCLASWITFARYLVDHKGDPVKVLLSRNTPDLAQQTEYRHIFGCPVVYNQAEDAILFEPELLSHPLNKGDQQLLSTLESHANKLITDLASPDNLLARVVAAIEKSLSTGNYHQQDIAGQLEMSGKTLQRRLAKENTSFQFLLDETRLRLTKEFLADLELNLDQISSELGFSEPRSFYRWFQKLTGSTPGNYRKIKE
- a CDS encoding FAD-binding oxidoreductase, with protein sequence MRRWNGWGDESTSMELPQSAGQFLQSLIGKADCLADASLQQVMDKVPASRLAEHKLISLDKEQRVRHARGQSLPDWLAMRSGDIHAFPDGVCFPKNRQEVKDILAYARKYDVELIPYGGGTSVAGHINPQISKRPILTVDMGHMNQLLDLDPDSNIATFGAGTPGPMVEAQLRAKGYTLGHFPQSFELSTIGGWVASRSSGQQSLRYGRIEQMFAGGNLETFEGSMDVPTFPASSAGPDLRELLLGSEGRFGILTEIKVRVSKLAEHEEFSVFFFPSWQQAAGFCKQVVQSRIPLSMLRVSNAVETQTQLKLAGHENGIKWLERYLALRGCKDNKCMLTLGITGSKLQLGASKKQLKKQLGKFCGVSTGKLLGKKWQQNRFRFPYLRDALWQQGYVVDTLETATDWGNVDALMLRIETGLSQALAGQDENIHVFTHLSHVYGQGCSLYTTYIYRNGKDYQQTLERWQQLKHNASEIIVNNGGTISHQHGVGKDHAPYLSQEKGELGMNVIAKLCQHFDPHKQLNPGTLLDD
- a CDS encoding GMC family oxidoreductase; this encodes MTTFDFIIIGGGSAGCVLAERLSACGKYQVCLLEAGPKDSSNNIHVPLGVINLMRSKTLNWQYNSHAEPSQNQRQIFNPRGKTLGGSSSINAMLYVRGQKEDYDHWAALGNDLWSFEQVLPYFKGTQFQERGASEFHGTNGQLNVADSRSKLPVFDDFIQAAQNAGFKANDDFNGADQEGVGYYQLTQKDGQRFSAAKGFLTPNLARSNLTVLTDVSVTKLIIDNKRVTGVFYREKGKENNKLKQLHASKEVLLSAGAFNSPQLLMLSGIGPKEELAKHDIPLEHELPGVGQNLQDHVDVMVVNKHKRSDLLALRPKAAWWAIKDAMKFIGGKRGVLTSPVAEAGGFIKSEPDLSRPDLQLHFIPAAMDDHGRNFKMLTNYAVSLHVCLLRPKSRGSVTLYSGDINADPKIQLNMLDEIDDQQIMIKGLKRAREILARPPLAEKNGDEILPGQACQDDEAILEFLKEKCNTIYHPVGTCKMGNDEQAVVDQTLKVHGIEQLRVIDASVMPTLISGNTNAPTIMIAAKAADMILADYA
- a CDS encoding glycerol-3-phosphate dehydrogenase/oxidase — translated: MTNEFAPLSSNFQMTRQQRLAELKDGRCWDMIIIGGGITGAGILKLASQLKLKVLLLEQKDFAWGSSSRSSKMVHGGLRYMAQGQVKLTVESVRERQKLLKEAQDLVTDHSFVMSHYQREFPWPWLFNALLAVYDVFAGIKKHKFWSKLKYLSLVPKAKEQELLGGSQFSDALTEDARLVQRLIQEAKLLGAQAVNYVKVLDLLTPGEQVTGVKVQAAENAQTFTINAKVVVNATGAWSDALIPPTPDKQALPFKMRPLRGSHIILPSWRLPVASVIAVLHPKDKRPVQIYPWQNVTVVGTTDVEHHEDLNFEPQISSQEFDYLMQCIRHQFPSLKISADDVISSYSGVRPVIASGGLISPSKEKREHGIWQSPGLITVAGGKLTTFKLIAQQVLHKVKNDFGLDDKSLNQPIFERGNEKDYLASSKLPRHIQKQINACYGALSQVFNEQILSAQNCTGEADAGEEGKELCQTISYSRHIWGELLWAVKYEQVVHLDDLLLRRTRLGNVLPKGALDYLSDIKKLCAAFLPWDEARWQLETKRYKRLWQENYSCPAKDTAQNSAPESALVIQE